Proteins found in one Candidatus Saganbacteria bacterium genomic segment:
- a CDS encoding ubiquinone/menaquinone biosynthesis methyltransferase, whose protein sequence is MNNHNKALMRPASNISMFDKISKRYDLLNKLLSFGRDKYWREQAVDLLRIKDGGSYVDAGCGTADLSIEIAGRFKNKSGKVLGVDHSMNMLVIGKSKIADAKLSSLVTLVHGDALTLPNGSGSVDGVISGFVIRNIDDRIGALKEWFRVLKPGGRVVILELSKPDNVFFLLGYLLLTKLLVPFLGLFLSKHQPYKYLIDSIDAFPSPQIFMGMMRDSGFNDVEMGPMTFGVAKTYCGIKPCSACSGHKHNRHRHCFLSTMSKAKGFACIANIYSSAGTCGLKSSDQCASAVE, encoded by the coding sequence ATGAATAATCACAATAAAGCCTTGATGCGGCCTGCGAGCAATATATCTATGTTTGACAAGATATCCAAACGATACGATCTTTTAAATAAGTTGCTATCTTTCGGCCGCGATAAATATTGGAGGGAGCAAGCTGTCGATCTCCTGCGAATAAAAGATGGCGGATCGTATGTTGATGCAGGGTGCGGAACGGCCGACTTGTCGATCGAAATTGCCGGGCGATTTAAAAATAAGTCCGGCAAAGTTTTGGGTGTAGACCACTCCATGAACATGCTTGTTATCGGAAAATCGAAAATTGCGGATGCAAAACTTTCATCTTTAGTTACATTAGTTCATGGAGATGCATTAACATTGCCAAATGGATCGGGGTCAGTAGATGGGGTCATAAGCGGATTTGTAATTAGAAACATCGATGACAGGATAGGGGCCCTAAAAGAATGGTTTCGTGTGTTAAAGCCGGGCGGGCGCGTTGTCATATTGGAACTGTCAAAACCTGACAACGTCTTTTTTCTTTTGGGATATTTGTTATTAACTAAGCTTCTTGTCCCATTCCTAGGCCTATTCTTATCGAAACATCAGCCTTATAAATATCTAATTGATTCCATTGATGCATTCCCGAGCCCACAGATATTCATGGGAATGATGCGCGATTCGGGTTTTAATGATGTCGAGATGGGGCCTATGACTTTCGGCGTTGCGAAGACCTATTGCGGAATAAAACCTTGCAGCGCATGCTCCGGGCATAAACATAATCGTCATCGTCATTGCTTTCTTTCCACTATGTCAAAAGCTAAAGGCTTCGCTTGTATTGCCAATATATACTCTTCCGCCGGAACTTGTGGCCTCAAGAGTTCCGATCAATGTGCCAGCGCTGTTGAATAG
- a CDS encoding CofH family radical SAM protein produces MNNNISIYHYANLSPVRELGCPEGFNFLYQNPFEAAKAFENNIVVSAPVPIGAMPGLTVKFEYLGTYGVAASEKVGSVMFYSNIKFEELNKSSKIYLTGQSATSIQLLFVLLINRLGTPNRVGTPNRVGTPLGVLCTEAKASAARCYSNLPQVTKNINEADAVLIIGDEALTFRDKENYSKHYDLVTLWHNAFGLPFVFSRWIVRSDASRPEKNALTNWLKELDLRDDELILNSAGIEARRLNIKKKEMVQYLKGMRRKLTEADLKGQDFFMNKIKEVDDQFKKWRDSGIRVEGPLGSFGAKAPPTRRKAECISLLKDLPLGEIMRMGHEERMKRHPGRLVTYVMDTNLNYTNVCTVECSFCAFHKRAGEKDAYTMAPGELADRVKVAEEKGASTVLLQGGLNPKIKFDQILSFIRTIRERSPNIHIHPLSPSEIDYLGKLEGRSAEYILKSIWDEGIHTMPGGGAEILVSSVRKQISPRKCSADRWIEIMEIAHKIGYKTTATMMYGHVETIENIVDHLLALRESQDRTGGYSSFIAWSFKSGNSKLGEQVKNQAHPAFYVRLVAASRLILDNFDHIQSSWFSESENAGCLGLISGADDFGGVLVEESVLKTAGHERKTTEDRVKTLIRKSGFTPAKRDSNYQIVEVYE; encoded by the coding sequence ATGAACAATAATATATCTATCTATCATTACGCAAATCTATCGCCTGTAAGAGAACTTGGATGCCCCGAGGGATTCAATTTTCTATATCAAAATCCATTTGAAGCAGCAAAAGCATTTGAAAATAACATTGTTGTATCAGCTCCAGTACCTATCGGGGCAATGCCAGGCTTAACGGTTAAGTTTGAATATTTGGGAACATACGGTGTTGCGGCCAGTGAAAAAGTCGGGTCAGTAATGTTTTATTCAAATATTAAATTTGAAGAGTTAAACAAAAGTTCCAAGATCTATTTAACAGGGCAATCGGCTACATCTATTCAACTTCTTTTTGTTCTATTAATAAATCGGCTAGGCACCCCAAATCGCGTAGGCACCCCAAATCGCGTAGGCACCCCTTTAGGGGTGCTATGCACAGAGGCTAAAGCCTCTGCTGCGCGTTGTTATTCTAATTTGCCGCAGGTCACCAAAAATATTAACGAAGCCGATGCGGTCTTGATAATAGGTGATGAAGCACTGACTTTTAGAGATAAAGAAAATTATTCAAAACATTACGATCTGGTTACTCTCTGGCATAATGCATTTGGTCTTCCATTCGTCTTTTCAAGATGGATCGTAAGATCAGACGCCTCGCGGCCCGAAAAAAATGCTCTTACAAATTGGCTTAAAGAGCTCGATCTGCGAGACGATGAATTGATCCTTAATTCGGCAGGAATTGAAGCTCGTCGATTGAATATCAAAAAAAAAGAAATGGTCCAATATCTGAAAGGCATGAGAAGAAAATTGACAGAAGCCGATCTTAAAGGCCAAGATTTCTTTATGAATAAAATTAAAGAAGTGGATGATCAATTTAAGAAGTGGAGAGATTCTGGTATCCGCGTAGAAGGCCCTTTAGGGTCGTTCGGGGCTAAAGCCCCTCCTACGCGTAGAAAAGCTGAATGTATAAGCTTGTTAAAAGATCTCCCACTAGGCGAGATTATGAGGATGGGGCATGAAGAAAGAATGAAGCGCCATCCGGGCCGACTTGTTACATATGTAATGGATACAAATCTAAATTATACGAATGTCTGTACGGTTGAGTGCAGTTTTTGCGCCTTCCATAAAAGAGCCGGCGAGAAAGATGCTTATACGATGGCCCCTGGTGAACTTGCCGATCGAGTAAAGGTCGCGGAGGAAAAAGGAGCTTCGACCGTATTATTGCAGGGCGGATTGAATCCAAAAATAAAATTTGATCAAATATTATCTTTTATCAGGACAATAAGAGAAAGATCTCCGAATATCCATATCCATCCATTAAGCCCGTCAGAAATAGATTATTTGGGAAAGCTCGAAGGGAGATCGGCTGAATATATTTTAAAATCCATTTGGGATGAAGGTATTCACACTATGCCTGGCGGTGGTGCGGAGATCTTAGTTTCAAGTGTCCGAAAACAAATAAGCCCGAGAAAATGCAGTGCAGACCGGTGGATCGAAATAATGGAGATCGCGCATAAAATCGGATATAAAACCACAGCGACCATGATGTATGGGCATGTTGAAACGATCGAAAATATTGTCGATCATCTATTGGCATTGAGGGAATCCCAAGACAGGACAGGGGGATATTCGTCCTTCATTGCATGGTCATTCAAATCCGGTAATTCAAAGTTAGGTGAACAGGTTAAAAACCAAGCTCATCCTGCTTTTTATGTGCGATTGGTCGCGGCATCTCGTTTGATCCTCGATAACTTTGACCATATTCAATCTTCTTGGTTCTCTGAAAGCGAAAATGCCGGGTGTTTGGGCCTGATATCGGGTGCCGATGATTTTGGCGGCGTATTGGTTGAAGAAAGTGTTTTAAAAACTGCCGGGCATGAGCGAAAAACGACCGAAGATCGGGTAAAAACTTTGATAAGAAAAAGCGGCTTTACTCCTGCAAAAAGAGATTCCAATTATCAGATTGTGGAAGTTTATGAATAA